Proteins from one Listeria weihenstephanensis genomic window:
- a CDS encoding beta-ketoacyl-ACP synthase III, which translates to MNAGILGVGKYVPERVLTNADLEKMMDTSDEWIRSRTGIEERHIAREDEYVHDMAYEAAKAAIENAGLTPADIDLIIVATVTQESNFPSVGNIIQDRLGANNAAAMDLGAACAGFTFGTVTAAQFIQTGAYKNIVIVGADKLSKITDWDDRSTAVLFGDGAGAVVMGPVSDGRGLLSFDLGSDGSGGKYLNLNEKRKLYMNGREVFRFAVRQMGEASLRVLESAGLEKEELDLLIPHQANIRIMESSRERLGLPEEKLMKTVHKYGNTSASSIVLALVDAVEENRIKEDDNILLVGFGGGLTWGALILKWGK; encoded by the coding sequence ATGAATGCAGGTATTTTAGGTGTTGGAAAATATGTACCAGAACGCGTATTAACAAATGCAGATTTAGAAAAAATGATGGATACATCCGACGAGTGGATTCGCTCGAGAACAGGAATCGAAGAACGCCACATCGCGCGTGAAGATGAATATGTACACGATATGGCTTACGAAGCAGCAAAAGCAGCGATCGAAAACGCAGGATTAACACCAGCGGACATCGATCTAATTATCGTGGCAACAGTAACACAAGAATCCAATTTCCCATCCGTGGGTAACATTATTCAAGACCGTTTAGGCGCAAACAATGCAGCAGCAATGGATCTAGGAGCAGCATGTGCCGGTTTCACATTCGGAACGGTAACAGCCGCACAATTCATCCAAACAGGCGCATACAAAAATATCGTCATTGTTGGTGCAGATAAACTATCAAAAATTACAGATTGGGATGATCGCAGCACAGCGGTCCTTTTCGGCGATGGCGCTGGAGCAGTTGTTATGGGGCCAGTTTCTGATGGCCGCGGTTTGTTATCTTTTGATCTAGGTTCAGACGGATCAGGCGGTAAATATTTAAACTTAAACGAAAAACGTAAACTATACATGAATGGCCGCGAAGTTTTCCGTTTTGCCGTGCGTCAAATGGGTGAAGCATCGTTACGCGTGCTTGAGAGTGCAGGTCTAGAAAAAGAAGAATTAGATTTATTAATTCCGCATCAAGCGAACATTCGTATCATGGAATCGTCTCGTGAACGCCTAGGCTTACCGGAAGAAAAATTAATGAAAACCGTTCATAAATACGGAAATACATCGGCATCTTCTATTGTCTTAGCGCTAGTTGACGCTGTTGAAGAAAATCGCATTAAAGAGGATGACAATATTTTACTAGTAGGTTTTGGTGGTGGCCTTACATGGGGTGCTCTAATCCTAAAGTGGGGTAAATAA
- a CDS encoding DUF3899 domain-containing protein yields MTFLLKRVTIFAVIQEILIFFIMLTFYWQVSLLYYINVSFIVAAIVFLVGLILYIMQSGFFDLIHTGMRKVTRRMRREEENEFADVPLSKLVNVGYLSLLYSSLVVLATSFIALGFYYS; encoded by the coding sequence GTGACATTTTTGCTCAAGCGTGTAACAATTTTTGCAGTCATTCAAGAGATTTTAATATTTTTTATTATGCTTACTTTTTATTGGCAAGTTTCACTGCTTTACTACATCAACGTTTCCTTTATCGTAGCTGCGATTGTATTTCTCGTCGGTTTGATACTGTATATTATGCAATCTGGTTTCTTTGACTTGATCCATACTGGGATGCGAAAAGTGACTCGGAGAATGCGTCGGGAAGAGGAAAATGAGTTTGCTGATGTGCCTTTGTCGAAATTGGTGAATGTTGGTTATCTTAGTTTGTTGTATAGCTCGCTTGTCGTGCTTGCTACGAGCTTTATTGCCCTCGGTTTTTACTATAGTTAA
- a CDS encoding peptide ABC transporter substrate-binding protein, translated as MKKSKLFLVLGLTLVLSVVLAACGGGSDSKSSGGSKDSEQVLNLMESALIPSADSTKADDAVGLNVINQTNEGLYALDKDGVAQPAGATEKATVSDDKKVYTFKLRDDAKWSNGDPVTAQDYVYSWQRAVDPTTAATYSYLFDGLVQNASEIIKGEKKPSELGIKAVDDNTLEVTLVQPTAYFDSLLAFPTFFPLNQKFVESKGDKYALDSDSILYNGPFKLTDWNGTGKTWAFVPNDKYWDKKAVKLKKINVQVVQDPGTSVNLYNTGKLDKALLSAEYAAQNKGKDDYKVEEESSVFYIKFNQERNGKKTPLANKNIRTALALSMDKQSYVDTVLQNGSIPANGLVPKKFTFDPKDNKDYRDEVGDVGTYDLDAAKKAWTQGLKELGVTSLNLEFTSDDTENAKKSSEFLQNQWEKNLSGLKVTLKNVPFKIRLANDQKQDYDFSMSAWGPDYQDPSTFLNLFTTGNTQNRMSYSNADYDKIMDQASGALAGDSQARWDEMLKAEPILITKDQAIQPLYQRAKAFLEQPYVKDLQKNAFGPDYTFKNTYISGK; from the coding sequence ATGAAAAAATCTAAATTGTTTTTAGTTTTAGGATTAACATTAGTACTAAGCGTGGTACTAGCAGCATGTGGAGGCGGAAGTGATTCCAAATCTAGTGGAGGCTCAAAAGATTCGGAGCAAGTATTGAACTTGATGGAATCAGCACTTATCCCATCAGCGGATAGTACCAAAGCAGATGATGCAGTTGGATTAAACGTAATTAACCAAACAAATGAAGGTCTGTATGCACTTGATAAAGATGGTGTAGCTCAACCTGCAGGCGCTACTGAGAAAGCAACAGTTAGTGACGACAAAAAAGTTTATACATTCAAACTTCGCGATGATGCAAAATGGTCTAATGGAGATCCTGTAACAGCGCAAGATTATGTATACTCATGGCAACGTGCCGTAGATCCAACAACAGCAGCAACTTATTCTTACTTATTTGATGGATTAGTTCAAAATGCTTCTGAAATCATCAAAGGTGAGAAAAAACCTTCTGAATTAGGAATCAAAGCAGTAGACGATAATACATTAGAAGTAACATTGGTTCAACCAACGGCTTACTTCGATTCATTACTAGCATTCCCAACATTCTTCCCACTTAACCAAAAGTTTGTTGAAAGTAAAGGCGATAAATACGCTTTAGATAGCGATAGCATCCTTTACAACGGACCATTCAAATTAACTGATTGGAACGGAACAGGTAAAACTTGGGCGTTCGTACCGAATGATAAATATTGGGATAAAAAAGCTGTTAAACTGAAGAAGATTAACGTACAAGTAGTTCAAGATCCAGGAACTAGCGTAAACTTATATAATACTGGTAAATTAGACAAAGCTCTATTATCAGCTGAATATGCAGCACAAAACAAAGGTAAAGACGACTATAAAGTAGAAGAAGAGTCATCTGTATTCTACATTAAATTTAACCAAGAACGTAATGGTAAGAAAACACCACTTGCGAACAAAAACATCCGTACAGCCCTAGCGCTTTCTATGGACAAACAAAGCTATGTAGATACTGTTCTACAAAACGGTTCTATCCCAGCAAACGGTTTAGTTCCTAAGAAATTCACTTTCGATCCTAAAGATAACAAAGACTACCGCGATGAAGTTGGCGATGTTGGAACTTATGATTTAGATGCAGCGAAAAAAGCTTGGACACAAGGTTTGAAAGAACTAGGCGTTACTTCATTAAACCTTGAATTTACAAGTGATGATACAGAAAATGCGAAAAAATCAAGTGAATTCTTACAAAACCAATGGGAGAAAAACCTATCTGGCTTGAAAGTAACGCTTAAAAACGTACCATTTAAAATCCGTTTAGCAAATGACCAAAAACAAGATTATGATTTCTCTATGAGTGCTTGGGGACCAGATTATCAAGATCCATCTACCTTCTTGAACTTATTCACAACAGGCAATACACAAAACAGAATGAGCTATTCTAACGCAGATTATGACAAGATCATGGATCAAGCGTCAGGTGCTCTTGCTGGTGATTCACAAGCTCGTTGGGACGAAATGCTTAAAGCAGAACCAATTCTAATCACAAAAGATCAAGCGATTCAACCACTTTACCAACGTGCGAAAGCATTCTTGGAACAACCATACGTGAAAGATCTACAAAAAAATGCGTTTGGTCCTGATTATACGTTCAAAAACACGTATATCTCTGGAAAATAA
- a CDS encoding peptide ABC transporter substrate-binding protein: MKLKKNWGLLLMLTIMTAVLVACGGGDTSKDEVSTSGKKTVNLMESAEIPSMDSKKGTDGVSFTAQNTVFEGLYYLDKDDQVQPGVAKADPEINDDQTVYTIKLRDDAKWSNGTSVTAKDFVYSWRKIVDPKTAAEYAVIFSGVVKNATKITNGEMKPEELGVKAIDDNTLEVTLEQPVPYFHSLLTFPTFYPQNEEYVEKQGKDYAKDSEHMIYNGAFTMKDWNNTSKSWSYEKNNKYWNKGDIKLDKINLQVIKDPGSAVNLYTTGKLDRATLSGDYAKQKQSDKDFTSNLDAFVYFLKFNQKLDGKATIFANENARKAIATVIDKETMVDTVLANGSEPIDGLVPSKFTFNPETKEDFRKENGDLLTYDKAKAQEYWKKAKQELGQDSITLEFLSDDQEFSKKMSEYIQNELQTSLDGLKINIKTVPYKSRLKLDETQDYELQLARWGPDYQDPSTFLGVFETTSSYNRSSYSNPEYDKLLKEAATTLATKPEERWKALLQAEKILIEQDTGVAPLYQNGVAALQNPKMTGFVSHLFGAPYSYQWIEIK; this comes from the coding sequence ATGAAGTTGAAGAAAAATTGGGGCTTGCTATTGATGCTCACTATCATGACCGCAGTACTTGTGGCATGTGGAGGCGGAGATACAAGCAAAGATGAAGTCAGCACATCAGGCAAGAAAACGGTAAATCTAATGGAATCAGCTGAAATTCCATCGATGGATTCTAAAAAAGGAACAGACGGTGTTAGTTTTACGGCTCAAAACACGGTGTTCGAAGGCTTGTATTATTTGGATAAAGATGATCAAGTACAACCAGGTGTAGCGAAAGCAGATCCCGAAATTAATGATGACCAAACGGTTTACACGATCAAATTACGTGATGATGCTAAATGGTCAAACGGCACATCCGTTACCGCGAAAGATTTCGTATATTCTTGGAGAAAAATAGTAGATCCGAAAACAGCTGCAGAATACGCCGTTATTTTCAGTGGTGTAGTTAAAAATGCAACAAAAATTACAAACGGTGAAATGAAGCCAGAAGAACTTGGCGTAAAAGCAATTGATGATAACACACTCGAAGTAACGCTAGAACAACCAGTTCCATATTTCCATTCGCTACTAACATTCCCAACATTCTATCCACAAAATGAAGAATATGTTGAGAAACAAGGTAAAGACTACGCCAAAGATAGCGAGCATATGATTTATAACGGTGCGTTCACGATGAAAGACTGGAACAACACCAGCAAATCATGGTCGTATGAAAAGAACAATAAGTATTGGAACAAAGGCGATATTAAGTTAGATAAAATCAATCTGCAAGTAATCAAAGATCCAGGAAGCGCTGTAAACTTATATACAACAGGCAAACTTGACCGCGCGACACTTTCCGGTGATTACGCGAAACAAAAACAAAGCGATAAAGATTTCACGTCCAATCTAGATGCTTTCGTTTATTTCCTCAAATTTAATCAGAAGCTAGATGGTAAAGCGACCATTTTTGCCAATGAAAATGCACGTAAAGCTATCGCAACTGTGATAGACAAAGAAACGATGGTGGATACTGTCCTTGCCAACGGTTCTGAACCAATTGACGGGCTCGTACCATCGAAGTTCACCTTTAATCCTGAAACAAAAGAAGATTTCCGCAAAGAAAACGGCGATCTATTAACGTATGATAAAGCTAAAGCACAAGAATACTGGAAGAAAGCAAAACAAGAACTAGGACAAGACAGTATTACACTTGAGTTCCTTAGCGACGACCAAGAATTCAGTAAAAAAATGTCCGAATACATCCAAAACGAACTTCAAACAAGTCTAGATGGCCTAAAAATAAACATCAAAACAGTGCCATACAAATCACGTTTGAAATTGGATGAAACACAAGATTACGAACTACAACTAGCACGTTGGGGCCCGGATTATCAAGATCCATCCACATTCCTTGGCGTATTCGAAACAACAAGTAGCTATAACCGTTCAAGCTATTCGAACCCAGAATACGACAAATTGCTAAAAGAAGCAGCAACAACACTAGCAACAAAACCAGAAGAACGTTGGAAAGCACTTCTACAAGCAGAGAAAATTCTCATCGAACAAGATACGGGCGTAGCACCACTTTATCAAAATGGCGTAGCAGCACTACAAAATCCAAAAATGACAGGTTTCGTTTCGCATCTATTCGGCGCACCGTATTCTTATCAGTGGATTGAGATTAAATAA
- a CDS encoding MarR family winged helix-turn-helix transcriptional regulator — protein sequence MMASQKRILEEQLCFSIYTASREFTKFYRQALEPFQLTYPQYLVLLALWEEPKQLVKELGSHLALDSGTLTPMLKRMENMEWVKRSRSKDDERKVYIELTEKAKDMKQAVLESVDDCIAKLAFTQEDYLQMLQGVQELTTKIQENNGGIKNEKII from the coding sequence ATCATGGCCAGCCAAAAACGAATCCTAGAAGAACAACTATGCTTTTCTATTTATACTGCCTCACGCGAATTTACAAAATTTTACCGACAGGCATTGGAACCTTTTCAACTTACTTATCCACAATATCTAGTTCTCTTAGCGCTTTGGGAAGAGCCAAAACAGTTAGTTAAAGAACTAGGAAGCCATCTCGCGCTCGACAGCGGAACCTTAACGCCGATGTTGAAACGAATGGAAAACATGGAATGGGTCAAACGATCACGTAGTAAAGACGATGAACGAAAAGTTTACATCGAACTTACCGAGAAAGCAAAAGACATGAAGCAAGCCGTTTTAGAGAGTGTGGATGACTGTATTGCCAAGCTCGCCTTCACGCAAGAAGATTACTTACAGATGCTTCAGGGAGTACAGGAATTGACGACCAAAATACAAGAAAATAATGGAGGAATAAAAAATGAAAAAATTATATGA
- the trpS gene encoding tryptophan--tRNA ligase has translation MKQTIFSGIQPSGDLTLGNYIGALKQFGQFQEEYECFYCIVDEHAITVPQDRLELRQRIRNLAALYLAVGLDPEKSTLFIQSEVPAHAQAAWILQCNVYIGELERMTQFKDKSTGKAGVSAGLLTYPPLMAADILLYQTDLVPVGDDQKQHIELTRDLAERFNKKNADTDVFVVPDIYIAKQGARVMSLQDPTRKMSKSDDNKKNAIFLLDPPNVITKKIKSAMTDSSGIVQFDKENKPGVSNLLTIYSAITGESIKELEAKYEGKGYGDFKSDLAEVVVNELAPIQERYEHFLKSPELDDILDKGAEKAARVANKTLKKMENTIGLGRKRR, from the coding sequence ATGAAACAGACTATTTTTTCAGGGATTCAGCCGAGTGGGGATTTAACTTTAGGAAACTATATTGGTGCTTTGAAGCAGTTTGGCCAATTTCAAGAGGAATATGAGTGTTTTTATTGTATCGTGGATGAGCATGCGATCACTGTACCGCAGGACCGCCTGGAGTTACGCCAACGAATTCGCAATTTAGCAGCGCTTTATTTGGCTGTTGGACTCGATCCAGAGAAGTCGACGTTATTTATTCAATCAGAGGTTCCAGCGCACGCGCAGGCGGCTTGGATTTTACAGTGTAACGTGTATATTGGTGAGCTTGAGCGAATGACGCAGTTTAAGGATAAATCGACTGGTAAGGCTGGTGTAAGCGCTGGGTTGTTGACGTACCCTCCATTGATGGCAGCGGATATTTTGTTGTATCAAACGGACTTGGTTCCTGTTGGCGATGATCAGAAGCAACATATTGAGCTGACGCGTGATTTAGCGGAGCGATTTAATAAGAAAAATGCGGATACGGATGTTTTTGTTGTTCCTGATATTTATATTGCGAAACAAGGCGCACGTGTGATGTCGCTTCAAGACCCGACGCGTAAAATGAGTAAGTCGGACGATAACAAGAAGAACGCGATTTTCTTGCTTGATCCGCCGAATGTGATTACGAAAAAAATTAAGAGCGCGATGACGGATTCTTCTGGGATCGTTCAATTTGATAAAGAGAATAAGCCTGGCGTGTCAAACCTGCTTACGATTTATTCTGCGATTACTGGTGAGTCCATCAAAGAACTTGAGGCAAAATATGAAGGCAAGGGATATGGTGATTTTAAATCGGATCTTGCTGAGGTTGTCGTGAATGAACTAGCGCCGATTCAAGAGCGTTATGAGCATTTTTTGAAGTCTCCTGAACTAGATGATATTTTAGATAAAGGCGCAGAAAAAGCAGCCCGTGTTGCTAATAAAACGCTGAAGAAAATGGAGAATACGATCGGTTTGGGTCGTAAAAGAAGATAA
- the fabF gene encoding beta-ketoacyl-ACP synthase II, translated as MENKRVVVTGVGAVTPIGNDAKTAWENAKKGVNGVAELTRLNRDDFPVKIAAELKDFDIEKYIEKKDARKMDRFTHYAIASSDMAVADAGLTIDDSNAERVGVWIGSGIGGMETFETQYEVFLNRGHRRVSPFFVPMMIPDMASGQVSIRHGAKGINSATVTACATATNSIGDAFKVIQRGDADVMITGGAEAPITKMSVAGFVANKALSLNPDPETACRPFDVDRDGFIIGEGAGIFILEELEHAKARGAKIYAEVVGYGATGDAYHITAPAPGGEGAARSMQMALNDAQIGIDGVDYINAHGTSTPYNDDYETQAIKTVFGEHAKKLAISSTKSMTGHTLGASGGIEAIFSVLAIRDSVVPPTIHLNNPDPVCDLDYVPNVAREMNVDVAMSNSFGFGGHNATLVFKKYQ; from the coding sequence ATGGAGAACAAACGTGTCGTAGTAACGGGTGTTGGTGCTGTTACTCCAATAGGTAATGACGCCAAAACAGCTTGGGAAAATGCCAAAAAAGGTGTGAATGGTGTTGCTGAACTTACACGACTTAATCGCGATGATTTCCCAGTTAAAATAGCTGCGGAACTGAAGGATTTTGATATTGAGAAGTATATTGAGAAAAAAGATGCTCGCAAAATGGACCGCTTCACGCATTATGCGATTGCAAGTTCGGATATGGCGGTTGCCGATGCTGGTTTGACAATTGATGATTCGAATGCCGAGCGCGTTGGTGTTTGGATTGGTTCAGGAATCGGTGGTATGGAAACGTTTGAAACGCAATATGAGGTCTTTTTAAATCGTGGTCACCGCCGCGTTAGCCCATTTTTCGTGCCAATGATGATTCCCGATATGGCGAGTGGTCAAGTGTCGATTCGTCACGGCGCAAAAGGAATCAATTCAGCGACAGTAACGGCTTGTGCTACAGCTACGAACTCGATTGGTGATGCTTTTAAAGTCATCCAACGCGGCGATGCTGACGTGATGATTACCGGTGGTGCTGAGGCGCCAATCACGAAAATGTCCGTTGCAGGCTTCGTTGCCAATAAAGCCTTGTCACTGAATCCAGATCCAGAAACAGCTTGCCGTCCATTCGACGTGGATCGCGACGGTTTTATCATCGGCGAAGGCGCTGGGATCTTTATTTTAGAAGAGCTAGAACATGCCAAAGCCCGCGGTGCTAAAATTTATGCCGAAGTGGTTGGTTACGGCGCGACTGGTGACGCCTACCATATTACTGCTCCAGCTCCAGGCGGAGAAGGTGCCGCTCGTTCGATGCAAATGGCGCTAAATGACGCTCAAATTGGAATCGATGGCGTAGATTATATCAATGCCCACGGTACAAGCACGCCATACAACGATGATTACGAAACACAAGCAATCAAAACAGTTTTTGGCGAGCATGCTAAAAAACTAGCGATTAGCTCTACAAAATCAATGACAGGTCATACACTAGGCGCATCTGGCGGTATTGAAGCGATCTTCAGTGTACTCGCAATCCGCGACAGTGTAGTGCCTCCAACGATTCATTTAAATAATCCAGATCCAGTTTGCGATTTAGACTACGTTCCAAACGTAGCCCGCGAAATGAATGTGGATGTGGCAATGTCCAATTCCTTTGGTTTTGGTGGACATAACGCAACACTTGTTTTCAAGAAATATCAATAA
- a CDS encoding organic hydroperoxide resistance protein, translated as MKKLYETTVINTGGRKGEVHSPDNIFFQDIVSPKELGGEGGSGSNPEQLFAAGYSACFNSALELVMSKQKIEAPSTVEGTVSLYSDPEDNGFKIGVVLDVHIEGVDKETAQKLVETAHQVCPYSKATRGNIEVELNII; from the coding sequence ATGAAAAAATTATATGAAACAACAGTAATCAATACCGGCGGACGTAAAGGGGAAGTACATTCTCCAGATAATATTTTCTTCCAAGATATCGTATCACCAAAAGAATTAGGCGGAGAGGGCGGTTCAGGCTCAAATCCAGAACAATTATTCGCAGCCGGCTACTCAGCGTGTTTTAACAGTGCATTAGAACTTGTCATGTCCAAACAAAAAATAGAAGCACCAAGCACAGTCGAAGGAACAGTATCTTTATACAGCGATCCAGAAGACAATGGTTTCAAAATCGGTGTAGTGCTAGACGTTCATATCGAAGGCGTAGACAAAGAAACGGCGCAAAAATTAGTAGAAACCGCACATCAAGTTTGTCCATACTCGAAAGCAACGCGTGGCAACATCGAAGTAGAACTAAACATCATCTAA